From Luteolibacter yonseiensis:
ATTGCTCGAAGCCCAGCAGGGGCTTGGCGGAGATGAGGAAGGACTTGAAACGTTTTTTCGCGGCGCGGGTATCGAACATCCCGAGTTCCACCGGGGTTCTGCCCAGCGCCTGTTCCCGGCTGATTTCGTACATTTTCTCCCAGCTCGGATTCACATCAAGCAGGCGACCGTCCGCCTGCCGGATGATGCTGATGGCGGTGGGACTGCCATGGAACACGCCGGAGAACCGCTCTTCGGACTGGCGCAGCTCTTCGACCGCCTGGCGCTGGACGCTGATGTCCCGCCCGAGGCACTGGAACTCGTCGATCTTCCCCGCGTCGTTGAAGATCGGATAGTCGTCCCACGTCATCCAGGCGATTTTCCCATCGGACAGGATCACCTGGTGTTCCTGGGAAATGGGACGCTTGGTTTCGGTCATGGTCCGCACGGCTTGCAGGATCGTGTCTCGCCCGGACACCGGAATGAACGAGAGGAATTTTTTCCCCAGCAGGTCCTCCCTCGATTTGCCGAAATAGCGGCAATAGGCGTCGTTCACGAATGTCAGGGTGGTGTCCTCGCGATAGCGGCAGACCATTTCGCGCTGGCTCTCGATGACGGTCCGGTAGCGTTCCTCGCTGATTCTCAGCCGTTCCTCCGCGGCCTGGCGGCGGCGGCTGTGGATCAGTAGCGCAGCGATCAGCAGGGACTGCATCAGTGTGGCGATGGCGATGCTCAGGATCAGGTTCGGATGCTTGTCGAGCAGTTTCCCTGCGCCTGATTCGAAAAGATCCGTTACGTCGGGGGGCGGTGAGGCGGCCTCCGGCGTGGCTTCCGCAGCCATTCCGGCATCGGCGGAAAAAGCCGAGGTGGCGGTGAGGACACCCATTGCGATGACACCACACCAAGCCCGCGCGCACCGGCGCGCGGGAAGGCGGAACATCTTCCCGGACAGTCCCCGGGAAAAATTCTGATCCGTCTCTAACATCCCTAGATGGATGCCGTTCCGGACTGTTCATTACAAGCAGCAAATGACCTGCCGTTCCCACATCCGTCCCTGCGGCGGATTCAGGTGGCTTCCGACCTGGCGTCGTTTTCCGCTTTCGCCGCCTTGCGGCATTCGGCCACGAAATGGTTGCAGGCTTCCCGGCAGAGCAGGGGG
This genomic window contains:
- a CDS encoding PAS domain-containing sensor histidine kinase; amino-acid sequence: MGVLTATSAFSADAGMAAEATPEAASPPPDVTDLFESGAGKLLDKHPNLILSIAIATLMQSLLIAALLIHSRRRQAAEERLRISEERYRTVIESQREMVCRYREDTTLTFVNDAYCRYFGKSREDLLGKKFLSFIPVSGRDTILQAVRTMTETKRPISQEHQVILSDGKIAWMTWDDYPIFNDAGKIDEFQCLGRDISVQRQAVEELRQSEERFSGVFHGSPTAISIIRQADGRLLDVNPSWEKMYEISREQALGRTPVELGMFDTRAAKKRFKSFLISAKPLLGFEQSTRTPTGGRRWMNISTQLVLLGGEPCFIVMSKNITDQFEAEETRKSLARATRVALLGEFVASIAHEINQPLGAILSNAETAEILLQLREPSISEVRQILEDIRRDDLRASETINRVRSLITQGECRMVPLDINEVLRGVVKLIAHDVRRRGVSVVTQITPDLPLAAGDRVQIEQILLNLMLNAMDASAGTPMTRRTLTLSTVLKSDGWVEISVADNGHGIPPEMLPRIFESFYSSKSNGMGLGLSLARSISEAHGGSITAENNSPCGATFRLVLPVHTEKPDL